One Nonomuraea angiospora DNA segment encodes these proteins:
- a CDS encoding glycosyltransferase WbsX family protein — MTEPAVTIAAYYFPNYHVDPRNEQWHGEGWTEWELMKRATARFEGHQQPRVPLHGYQDEADPAVMAAKMAMATEHGVDAFLFDWYWYSDRPYLERPLESAFLRNATAYDMKFAVMWANHHWSNIHPWKSATPAVHLESGSVDARQFEAATDYLLERYFSHPAYLRIDDRPYLSIYDLPTLIEGLGGVGHAKAALDSLRKRAAQAGFPEIHLNAIAREQPVLPQDGVAIDGVAPLVSQLGFDSVTSYVWVHHHAMPTLLTPYADILAEAEEGWETFAGTYDQPYFPNVTVGWDPSPRTVQSDRYNPGLGYPHTNTISDATPEQFGRALEKVRAFAERTGVPLVTINAWNEWTEGSYLEPDTVHGYGHLEQIRRVFGTRR; from the coding sequence ATGACCGAGCCTGCCGTGACGATTGCGGCGTACTACTTCCCGAACTACCACGTCGATCCTCGCAACGAGCAGTGGCATGGCGAGGGGTGGACCGAGTGGGAGTTGATGAAGCGGGCGACCGCGCGGTTCGAAGGGCACCAGCAGCCCCGTGTCCCGCTCCATGGCTACCAGGATGAGGCCGATCCGGCCGTGATGGCGGCCAAGATGGCGATGGCCACCGAGCACGGTGTCGACGCCTTCCTCTTCGACTGGTACTGGTACAGCGACCGTCCTTACCTGGAGCGGCCACTGGAGTCGGCCTTCTTGCGGAATGCAACGGCCTACGACATGAAGTTCGCGGTGATGTGGGCGAATCACCACTGGAGCAACATTCATCCGTGGAAGTCCGCGACGCCGGCCGTGCACCTGGAGTCCGGCAGCGTCGACGCGCGTCAGTTCGAGGCGGCGACCGACTATCTGCTGGAGCGGTATTTCAGTCACCCGGCCTACCTGCGCATCGATGACCGGCCTTACCTGTCCATCTACGACCTGCCGACGCTGATCGAGGGCCTCGGTGGTGTCGGCCACGCCAAGGCCGCGCTCGACTCCCTGCGCAAGCGTGCCGCTCAGGCGGGCTTTCCGGAGATCCACCTGAACGCCATCGCCCGGGAACAGCCCGTCCTTCCCCAGGACGGTGTCGCGATCGACGGGGTCGCGCCGCTCGTCAGTCAGCTCGGCTTCGACAGCGTGACGTCCTATGTCTGGGTGCATCACCACGCGATGCCGACGCTCCTCACCCCGTATGCCGACATCCTGGCCGAGGCCGAGGAGGGCTGGGAGACCTTCGCCGGGACGTACGACCAGCCGTACTTCCCCAACGTGACGGTCGGATGGGACCCGTCACCGCGAACGGTCCAGTCGGACCGATACAACCCGGGCCTCGGCTACCCGCACACCAACACCATCTCCGACGCCACCCCGGAACAGTTCGGGCGAGCGCTGGAGAAGGTGCGCGCGTTCGCCGAGAGGACCGGGGTCCCGCTGGTGACCATCAACGCCTGGAACGAATGGACCGAAGGCAGCTACCTCGAGCCCGACACCGTGCACGGATACGGACACCTCGAGCAGATCCGCCGCGTGTTCGGGACCCGGCGCTGA
- a CDS encoding carbohydrate ABC transporter permease produces MATVKQLPASGASAQAAPRTNAPSNHRRRRRWLGLAYLAPALAVYGFVVLVPAIQGVWLSFYHWNGITAASWAGLANYLGFLQDPALRQAIEHTVFFIVFFSVLPITLGLASAALTARKDVKGAAVYRWVIFLPQVLTPAVTAVMWKRVYAPDGPINSVLRALGLDSLAHGWLGDYDWALPALGIAGTWAAFGLCMVLFVAGTQAIPAELYDAARVDGAGPIREFRTVTLPGLRGQLAIAVTLTVLGAIRVFDIVWLTTRGGPGTSTITPTVVMYQRAFANPDVGAASAIGVVLALVSLLIALVVVRLSEDGNR; encoded by the coding sequence ATGGCGACCGTGAAGCAGCTCCCGGCAAGCGGCGCGTCCGCGCAGGCCGCACCGCGTACGAACGCGCCGTCCAACCACCGCCGCAGGCGACGGTGGCTCGGACTGGCGTACCTGGCGCCCGCTCTCGCCGTGTACGGGTTCGTCGTGCTCGTCCCCGCGATCCAGGGCGTGTGGCTGTCCTTCTACCACTGGAACGGCATCACCGCGGCGTCGTGGGCGGGCCTGGCCAACTACCTCGGCTTCCTGCAGGACCCGGCGCTGCGGCAGGCGATCGAGCACACCGTCTTCTTCATCGTGTTCTTCTCGGTCCTGCCCATCACGCTCGGCCTGGCCAGCGCCGCGCTCACCGCCCGCAAGGACGTCAAGGGCGCGGCCGTCTACCGCTGGGTCATCTTCCTGCCCCAGGTGCTCACTCCCGCGGTCACCGCGGTCATGTGGAAGCGCGTCTACGCACCCGACGGGCCGATCAACTCGGTGCTGCGCGCGCTCGGACTCGACTCCCTGGCCCACGGCTGGCTCGGGGACTACGACTGGGCACTGCCCGCACTCGGCATCGCCGGCACCTGGGCGGCGTTCGGCCTGTGCATGGTGCTGTTCGTCGCCGGCACCCAGGCCATCCCCGCCGAGCTGTACGACGCGGCGCGCGTGGACGGCGCGGGCCCGATCCGCGAGTTCCGCACCGTGACCCTCCCCGGGCTGCGCGGGCAACTCGCGATCGCCGTGACCCTCACGGTGCTCGGTGCGATCCGGGTGTTCGACATCGTGTGGCTCACCACCCGGGGCGGCCCCGGCACCTCGACCATCACCCCCACCGTCGTGATGTACCAGCGCGCCTTCGCCAATCCCGACGTGGGCGCGGCCTCCGCCATCGGCGTCGTCCTGGCACTCGTCTCCCTGCTCATCGCGCTCGTCGTGGTACGGCTCTCCGAGGACGGAAACCGATGA
- a CDS encoding carbohydrate ABC transporter permease → MISTREKIFNYAFLTLLAVSVLFPIVYILGVAISPSTSGTLDLAHPQWSNFATAWQQAGFARYLRSSVIITGTVVGVSTVLAVMSGYAFGVLGVVGEKALFPLMLLGIMIPMESIIVPLYYDFLAFDLTDGYQGIILAHIGTGVSFGAFWMRAAFRTMPAGIAESAELDGAGSWTRLWRIYLPISRPAILTFVVLSFMWTWNDYFLSLILVADPAHQPLTLGLGTFSGRHLVQVNLLAAAAVLMSLPIVGLYLFFQRQFIRGMLSGALKG, encoded by the coding sequence ATGATCTCCACCCGGGAAAAGATCTTCAACTACGCGTTCCTGACGCTCCTCGCCGTCAGCGTGCTGTTCCCGATCGTGTACATCCTCGGCGTGGCGATCAGCCCCAGCACGAGCGGCACGCTCGACCTCGCGCATCCACAGTGGTCCAACTTCGCCACCGCGTGGCAGCAGGCCGGTTTCGCCCGCTACCTGCGCTCCAGCGTGATCATCACCGGCACCGTCGTCGGGGTCTCCACCGTGCTGGCGGTGATGAGCGGGTACGCCTTCGGCGTGCTCGGCGTCGTCGGGGAGAAGGCGCTCTTCCCGCTCATGCTGCTCGGGATCATGATCCCGATGGAGTCGATCATCGTGCCGCTGTACTACGACTTCCTGGCCTTCGACCTCACCGATGGTTACCAGGGCATCATCCTCGCCCACATCGGCACGGGCGTGAGCTTCGGCGCGTTCTGGATGCGCGCGGCCTTCCGCACGATGCCGGCCGGCATCGCGGAGTCCGCGGAGCTCGACGGCGCCGGCTCCTGGACGCGGCTGTGGCGGATCTACCTGCCGATCTCCCGCCCTGCCATCCTGACGTTCGTCGTGCTCAGCTTCATGTGGACCTGGAACGACTACTTCCTGTCCCTGATCCTCGTGGCCGATCCCGCGCACCAGCCGCTGACGCTGGGACTCGGCACGTTCTCGGGCCGCCACCTCGTGCAGGTCAACCTGCTGGCCGCCGCGGCGGTGCTCATGTCGCTGCCCATCGTCGGGCTCTACCTGTTCTTCCAGCGGCAGTTCATCCGCGGCATGCTGTCGGGCGCCCTCAAGGGCTGA
- a CDS encoding hydroxyacid dehydrogenase, which yields MKNNSKPKTVAVMADHIWAVQFGPAQRERLAALADRTSPVWVPSLETPEIQDQLGTVEVVITSWGAPPFDAGLLNRMPRLRAILHAAGSVRGLVSDALWDRGIVVSNSADLNAEPVAEYTLAAILMAGKKAPFLAADAREYRADWSSCQSARGALGNSGLTIGLVGFSRIGRKVAELIDTVMHQATCLVADPYADADEVARFGAKLVPLEELLSRVDILSLHAPALPATRHMIAAAQLAALPDQAVVINTARGALIDTASLEAECVSGRLHAILDVTDPEPLPADSPLYDLPNVMITPHIAGAQGAETRRMADGALDELDRLIRGLPLRRRVDRDGLAISA from the coding sequence ATGAAAAACAACAGCAAGCCGAAGACCGTCGCGGTGATGGCGGATCACATCTGGGCCGTTCAATTCGGACCGGCACAGCGCGAACGATTGGCGGCGCTGGCCGACCGCACCTCTCCGGTCTGGGTGCCCTCGCTGGAAACTCCGGAGATCCAGGATCAACTCGGCACGGTGGAGGTCGTGATCACCAGTTGGGGTGCGCCGCCGTTCGACGCCGGCCTGTTGAATCGGATGCCGAGACTCAGGGCGATCCTGCATGCGGCCGGCAGCGTCCGCGGGCTTGTCAGTGACGCTCTGTGGGACCGCGGCATCGTTGTTTCCAACAGCGCCGATCTCAACGCTGAGCCGGTGGCCGAGTACACCTTGGCTGCGATCTTGATGGCCGGCAAGAAGGCGCCGTTCCTGGCTGCCGACGCCCGCGAGTATCGAGCGGATTGGTCGTCCTGTCAGTCCGCCCGCGGCGCGCTCGGCAATTCGGGCCTGACCATCGGACTGGTCGGATTCTCTCGGATCGGACGCAAGGTGGCGGAGCTGATCGACACCGTCATGCACCAAGCCACCTGTCTGGTGGCCGATCCGTACGCCGACGCCGACGAGGTCGCGCGGTTCGGGGCAAAGTTGGTGCCGCTGGAAGAGCTGCTCTCGAGGGTGGACATTCTGTCCCTGCACGCACCCGCGCTACCGGCGACCAGGCACATGATCGCCGCCGCTCAGCTGGCAGCCCTTCCTGACCAGGCCGTGGTGATCAACACCGCGCGCGGCGCATTGATCGACACCGCATCGCTCGAGGCCGAGTGCGTCAGCGGCCGGCTCCACGCGATCCTCGATGTCACGGATCCCGAGCCGCTCCCAGCGGACTCGCCCCTTTACGATCTGCCCAACGTGATGATCACGCCCCACATCGCCGGCGCGCAGGGCGCTGAGACCCGCCGAATGGCCGACGGTGCGCTCGACGAGCTCGACCGGCTGATTCGCGGGCTCCCCCTGCGGCGACGAGTCGATCGTGACGGGCTCGCCATCAGCGCCTGA
- a CDS encoding DUF4189 domain-containing protein — MQLGKKLTAVAACVFMASGMLATAFPAAASAATSATASESQARYYYGAIAVARNGRTGRSWDYGTVAGAKRRALKECGRSSCKVLVTFVNGCGAVAYNARRNVFWGGRGSTPARAKKNAIANAGGGRWIVYQCTRRYR; from the coding sequence ATGCAGCTAGGCAAGAAGCTCACTGCCGTGGCCGCTTGCGTCTTTATGGCGAGCGGGATGCTGGCTACGGCGTTTCCCGCAGCAGCCAGTGCGGCTACATCGGCTACTGCGAGTGAAAGTCAAGCACGTTACTATTACGGTGCGATTGCTGTGGCGCGGAACGGCCGCACCGGCAGGTCCTGGGACTACGGAACAGTGGCTGGCGCCAAGCGGCGGGCACTGAAAGAATGCGGCCGCTCCAGCTGCAAAGTCCTTGTCACCTTCGTGAACGGGTGCGGGGCTGTCGCCTACAACGCCAGGAGAAACGTCTTTTGGGGCGGCAGGGGGAGCACGCCCGCCAGGGCGAAGAAGAACGCCATTGCCAATGCGGGCGGCGGTCGCTGGATCGTCTATCAGTGCACCAGGCGATACCGCTGA
- a CDS encoding carbohydrate ABC transporter permease, whose translation MKAVALGVAVLLVIIPFWSVIATSLADKEAIAASGGGMVLWPGRMSFEAYKAILSGGVVTRALGISIAITVVGTVFSLAATTGLAYWLSRRGAVGVRPMTTLVLGAVLFSPGLIPSYLVVKQLSLLDSWWSLILPVMVNAFNVVVMRAFFQGLPRELFESAAIEGASSSATLIKIVLPLSKAVLAVVGLFYAVGYWNAFFNAMLYIQSTEKWPISLVLRTYVVNQTTIGGEQVGAGAEVMPPQLPLQMAILVVALVPILVVYPFLQRHFAKGVMTGAVKG comes from the coding sequence GTGAAGGCGGTCGCACTCGGCGTCGCCGTCCTGCTGGTCATCATCCCGTTCTGGTCGGTGATCGCGACCTCGCTCGCGGACAAGGAGGCGATCGCCGCCTCCGGCGGTGGCATGGTGCTGTGGCCGGGCAGGATGTCGTTCGAGGCGTATAAGGCGATCTTGTCCGGCGGAGTGGTCACGCGGGCCCTGGGCATCTCGATCGCGATCACCGTCGTGGGGACCGTGTTCTCGCTGGCCGCCACCACCGGGTTGGCGTACTGGCTGTCCAGGCGTGGAGCGGTCGGTGTCCGGCCGATGACGACGCTGGTGCTCGGTGCCGTCCTGTTCAGTCCCGGGCTGATACCCAGCTATCTCGTGGTGAAGCAACTCAGCCTGCTGGACTCCTGGTGGTCCCTGATCTTGCCGGTGATGGTGAACGCCTTCAACGTGGTCGTGATGCGGGCGTTCTTCCAAGGGCTGCCGCGAGAGCTGTTCGAGTCGGCGGCCATCGAGGGCGCCTCCAGCTCCGCCACCTTGATCAAGATCGTGCTACCGCTGTCCAAGGCCGTCCTCGCCGTCGTGGGCCTGTTCTACGCGGTCGGCTATTGGAACGCGTTCTTCAACGCGATGCTGTACATCCAGAGCACGGAAAAGTGGCCGATATCTCTGGTCCTGCGCACGTACGTGGTGAACCAGACGACCATCGGCGGTGAGCAGGTCGGCGCCGGGGCCGAGGTCATGCCTCCGCAGCTTCCGCTGCAAATGGCGATCCTCGTCGTCGCGCTGGTTCCGATCCTGGTCGTCTATCCCTTCTTGCAGCGGCACTTCGCCAAGGGAGTCATGACCGGCGCGGTCAAAGGTTGA
- a CDS encoding extracellular solute-binding protein: MSEKAFGRRSFLAGAGGAAVFLGMGSLAGCGNGGAGRQGNSAASNSKVVLPAYIPYTGLTPDLPATADGVEAAFRRFPKERPRAVADKPGNGETITGMSQTYYAVPPGVGSNSYWAGLNDRLGVDLKLQMVAAADYAQKFATTIAGNDLPDVMQLGVAANLPLLLEKRFARLDDHLAGDAIKKYPNLANIPTQHWKGTVFNGGIYGIPIPRGAVSVYHYIRQDLFEAAGVSPEPKGLAELTETAKALTDPKARRWAFGSWGGVREYLLMMNKAPNGWREEGGRLVHQFETEEYKQGIADLAQLWAAGVMHPDAFSDQFPAQNLFTAGTIAINCFDGYLGWRQYIQNGAADEKFKLALMPVYTRDGSELAPWFRGYITNLSITGLKKQSDPKKIELILRMLNWLAAPFGTEEYVYRIYGQEGVDHTVSPDGDPKLTQTGLTNTVLPIRYLSDAPAVIYQPGRPQDADMQYSYQKKVLAKGTANPTVGLFSDTHASKNTAVEKAFNDGVKEIVQGRKPIGTLDDLVKTWRSSAGDAMRRDYEGQL; this comes from the coding sequence ATGTCAGAAAAGGCATTTGGGCGCCGGTCGTTTCTGGCGGGCGCAGGAGGAGCCGCGGTGTTCCTGGGCATGGGATCGCTCGCCGGATGCGGCAACGGCGGCGCCGGGCGCCAGGGAAACTCGGCGGCGTCGAACAGCAAAGTCGTCCTGCCGGCCTATATCCCCTACACGGGGCTCACCCCCGACCTTCCGGCAACTGCCGACGGGGTCGAGGCGGCCTTTCGCCGTTTCCCCAAGGAGCGGCCCAGAGCGGTGGCGGACAAGCCAGGGAACGGCGAGACGATCACCGGGATGAGCCAGACCTACTATGCCGTCCCGCCGGGCGTCGGCAGCAACAGTTATTGGGCCGGCTTGAATGATCGGCTCGGTGTCGACCTGAAGCTCCAGATGGTCGCCGCCGCCGACTACGCGCAGAAGTTCGCCACCACGATCGCCGGTAACGATCTGCCCGACGTCATGCAGCTGGGGGTGGCGGCCAACCTGCCGTTGCTGCTGGAGAAGCGGTTCGCCCGGCTGGACGATCACCTCGCCGGCGATGCGATCAAGAAGTATCCGAACCTTGCCAACATCCCCACCCAGCACTGGAAGGGCACAGTGTTCAACGGTGGGATCTACGGCATACCGATCCCCCGTGGAGCCGTCAGCGTCTACCACTACATTCGCCAGGACCTGTTCGAAGCGGCCGGGGTGTCACCCGAGCCGAAGGGCCTCGCCGAGCTGACCGAGACCGCGAAGGCCCTGACCGACCCGAAGGCGAGGCGCTGGGCCTTCGGCAGCTGGGGAGGGGTGCGGGAGTATCTGCTCATGATGAACAAGGCGCCGAACGGCTGGCGAGAAGAAGGCGGACGGCTTGTCCATCAGTTCGAGACCGAAGAGTACAAGCAGGGAATCGCCGACCTGGCCCAGCTGTGGGCGGCCGGTGTGATGCACCCCGATGCGTTCTCGGACCAATTTCCAGCACAGAATCTGTTCACCGCGGGAACCATTGCGATCAACTGCTTCGACGGTTACCTCGGCTGGCGCCAGTACATCCAGAACGGTGCCGCCGACGAGAAATTCAAGCTCGCTCTGATGCCCGTCTACACCCGCGACGGGAGCGAGCTGGCTCCGTGGTTCCGCGGCTATATAACAAACCTTTCGATCACCGGGCTGAAGAAGCAGAGCGACCCGAAGAAGATCGAACTCATCCTGCGGATGCTGAACTGGCTGGCCGCTCCCTTCGGCACGGAGGAGTACGTCTATCGGATATACGGTCAGGAAGGCGTCGATCATACGGTCAGTCCCGACGGCGACCCCAAGCTTACGCAGACCGGCCTGACGAACACGGTCCTTCCGATCCGCTACCTGTCCGATGCCCCAGCCGTCATCTATCAGCCAGGCCGGCCGCAGGACGCCGACATGCAGTACTCGTACCAGAAGAAGGTACTCGCGAAGGGGACGGCCAACCCGACGGTCGGCCTGTTCTCCGACACCCACGCCTCGAAGAACACGGCGGTCGAAAAGGCCTTCAACGATGGCGTGAAGGAGATCGTCCAGGGACGAAAGCCGATCGGCACGCTGGACGACCTTGTCAAGACGTGGCGAAGCAGCGCCGGTGACGCCATGCGCAGGGACTACGAAGGGCAGCTGTAA
- a CDS encoding DUF2264 domain-containing protein, translating to MSGDAGPQSPADDRRLSPYTGWTRRHLQHLADRSLLALRPWSTPGHARFDLPGPPSDSGPIIGGLEAFARSFLAAGFRLSGAESDPHDHAGWYARGLATATDPASSERWPSLADAAQARVEAAVIAIALHESRRWIWDSLTPRVQEQVVDWLAGSIGSRYPDSNWLWFHNVTQAFLRSVGGPYDQAKMEENLEFLDSCHLADGWYSDNRPDGRGGNIDWYAGWVMQQFSLWYCRVSAGEPGTAERQAVYAERLKAYLTGAGALFGADGAPLHQGRSLSYRHAAVGALWTGAVFDANPYSPGRLRRTCMGAVKYFVERGAFDEDGLLSPGWLGRFEAMRESYISPGSPYWASLGLTGLVLPESHPVWADVEQPAPIDLEDRVGAIRPIGWLVSGTASDGIVRAINHGVDYSGVVPVAERPLYNRFGYSTATAPVPLSDGSAGKAVDNQVALIDRRGRWSQRPVFDLISIDDHRAESRHVARFARAEPGEGFDEGPELTCVSLVRGSVEVRAVRIGSAVRAEALVISGFAVPRKPAPGARTDLVSAVVPLTDGGSIGIAVHAVENAFGADLEVPWCRFDAPEPDRWYVAAVSLGDRAPSWPTVRPDASGQPVVTWPSGEIERV from the coding sequence ATGAGTGGCGATGCCGGTCCGCAATCGCCGGCCGATGATCGTCGGCTTTCCCCCTACACCGGCTGGACACGGCGGCACCTGCAGCACCTCGCCGACCGGTCGCTGCTGGCGTTGCGGCCCTGGTCGACCCCCGGGCACGCGCGGTTCGACCTGCCTGGACCGCCGTCCGATTCGGGGCCGATCATCGGTGGGCTGGAAGCGTTCGCACGTTCGTTCCTCGCGGCCGGTTTCCGGCTGTCAGGAGCGGAGTCCGATCCGCATGATCACGCCGGCTGGTACGCGCGCGGCCTGGCCACGGCCACCGATCCGGCGTCCTCGGAGCGGTGGCCGTCGCTCGCGGATGCCGCGCAGGCACGGGTCGAGGCGGCCGTGATCGCGATCGCGTTGCACGAGTCGCGTCGATGGATCTGGGACAGCCTGACGCCCCGGGTACAGGAACAAGTCGTCGACTGGCTGGCGGGCTCCATCGGCAGCCGGTACCCCGACAGCAACTGGCTCTGGTTCCACAATGTGACCCAGGCCTTCCTGCGATCCGTCGGCGGCCCGTACGACCAGGCGAAGATGGAGGAGAACCTCGAGTTCCTGGACAGCTGCCATCTGGCCGACGGCTGGTACAGCGACAACCGGCCGGACGGGCGCGGGGGCAATATCGACTGGTACGCCGGCTGGGTGATGCAGCAGTTCTCGCTGTGGTACTGCCGCGTCTCCGCCGGTGAGCCTGGCACAGCCGAGCGTCAGGCCGTGTACGCTGAGCGACTCAAGGCGTATCTGACCGGCGCGGGAGCGTTGTTCGGCGCGGACGGTGCGCCGCTTCACCAGGGCCGGTCCCTGTCATACCGCCATGCGGCGGTAGGTGCGCTGTGGACGGGAGCGGTCTTCGACGCCAATCCGTACTCGCCTGGCCGGCTTCGTCGTACCTGTATGGGCGCCGTCAAGTACTTCGTCGAGCGAGGTGCGTTCGACGAGGACGGTCTGCTCAGCCCGGGCTGGCTCGGCCGATTCGAGGCGATGCGTGAGTCGTACATCTCGCCGGGTTCGCCGTACTGGGCCAGTCTTGGGCTGACCGGGCTGGTGCTGCCGGAATCCCATCCGGTATGGGCGGATGTTGAGCAGCCGGCTCCGATCGACCTCGAGGACCGGGTCGGTGCCATCCGGCCGATTGGGTGGCTGGTCTCCGGCACCGCCTCGGACGGTATCGTCCGGGCGATCAACCACGGCGTCGATTACAGCGGCGTGGTGCCCGTGGCCGAGAGACCGCTCTACAACCGATTCGGCTACTCGACCGCCACTGCTCCCGTGCCGCTGTCCGACGGGTCGGCAGGGAAGGCGGTGGACAACCAGGTCGCGTTGATCGACCGGCGCGGACGCTGGTCTCAGCGCCCGGTATTCGACTTGATCAGTATCGACGATCATCGAGCCGAGAGCCGACACGTGGCGAGATTCGCCCGAGCTGAGCCGGGTGAAGGGTTCGACGAGGGGCCCGAGCTGACGTGTGTCTCGCTGGTGCGCGGATCGGTCGAGGTACGAGCGGTGCGGATCGGGTCCGCTGTCCGGGCCGAGGCTTTGGTGATCTCCGGATTCGCGGTCCCGCGAAAGCCTGCGCCGGGGGCCAGAACGGACCTCGTGAGCGCGGTGGTGCCGCTGACGGACGGTGGGTCGATCGGCATCGCCGTCCATGCTGTCGAGAATGCGTTCGGCGCCGATCTCGAAGTCCCGTGGTGCCGGTTCGACGCTCCGGAACCCGATCGATGGTATGTGGCCGCGGTCAGCTTGGGCGACCGCGCGCCCAGCTGGCCGACCGTCCGCCCGGACGCTTCCGGGCAGCCGGTCGTGACGTGGCCGAGCGGCGAGATCGAGCGCGTCTGA
- a CDS encoding helix-turn-helix transcriptional regulator — protein sequence MTYRRSKPRYERAAVFNPDGLPVWADRHRLDTDLAAHDHDFFEIALVTRGHGLHIAADGDHPLQPGSAVVIPPNQWHAYGQCEDLVVFDCFVAPELIDSTLSFLDAELPLMRTVHTSALPLPQRVQLSPYDLSMAIAELHSMSDVAAPRRSRIQVVGHLLIYLDILNRSWSADHSTHRRTITSLHPAVSRAAQLMENEPGRAWTLAELAAATSTERTHLVRLFQRDLGTPPIAYLNRLRAQAAARLLVQTDQPIAHIGTQLGWDDAGYFARRFKTAYGLSPSAYRRRALAGQAHYHSPPELPLPVSGARFEPRSDG from the coding sequence TTGACTTACCGCCGATCGAAGCCTCGCTACGAGAGAGCCGCCGTCTTCAACCCGGACGGCCTGCCGGTCTGGGCGGACCGCCACCGGCTCGACACCGACCTTGCGGCACATGACCACGACTTCTTCGAAATAGCCCTCGTCACCCGCGGACACGGGCTGCACATTGCAGCCGACGGCGACCACCCCCTCCAGCCAGGATCCGCCGTCGTGATTCCGCCGAACCAATGGCACGCCTACGGCCAGTGCGAGGACCTCGTGGTCTTCGACTGCTTCGTCGCTCCAGAGCTGATCGACAGCACCTTGTCGTTTCTCGACGCGGAACTGCCGCTGATGAGAACGGTGCACACATCGGCCCTGCCGCTGCCGCAGCGCGTCCAGCTGAGCCCCTATGACCTGAGCATGGCGATCGCCGAACTGCACAGCATGAGCGATGTGGCCGCCCCGCGGCGCTCGCGCATCCAGGTCGTGGGGCATCTACTGATCTACCTCGACATCCTGAACCGTTCCTGGTCCGCCGACCACTCGACGCACCGTCGCACGATCACCTCGCTCCACCCCGCCGTATCCCGGGCCGCGCAGCTGATGGAGAACGAACCAGGTCGCGCCTGGACGCTCGCAGAACTCGCCGCCGCCACGAGCACGGAGAGAACGCATCTCGTCCGGCTGTTCCAGCGCGATCTGGGCACGCCACCGATCGCCTACCTCAACCGGCTGCGCGCACAGGCCGCGGCCAGACTTCTGGTGCAGACGGATCAACCGATCGCCCACATCGGCACCCAACTTGGCTGGGACGACGCCGGCTACTTCGCTCGACGATTCAAGACCGCCTACGGCCTCAGCCCATCCGCCTACAGAAGGCGTGCTCTCGCCGGCCAGGCCCACTACCACTCCCCTCCGGAGCTCCCCTTGCCAGTGAGCGGCGCACGATTCGAGCCCCGGAGTGACGGTTAG
- a CDS encoding ABC transporter permease, translating to MAMIVEGRPSTAGTAAVETGRSRRFQRLRRDKVLVALGLPGAIALILFQYFPLLGNIIAFQDYEPYLEITEAPFVGLENFSFLWDGNPAFLSAVANTLILTVVQAVFVFPIPLLLALLLNSLAGERLKRLLQSILYLPHFLSWVIVVAIFQQMLGNAGMLNTFLVQNDLPMVHVIGVPELFKALLTAQVIWKDAGWGTIIFLAAIAQIDQEQYEASAVDGANGWQRLWHITLPSLKGIVILLLILRLGDSLSVGFEQIILQQGPAGIESSEVLDTWVYNYGIVGGDWGMSTAAGLVKSVVGVLMVIGANKLAHAFGEQGVYRK from the coding sequence ATGGCCATGATCGTCGAGGGCAGGCCCTCGACCGCGGGCACTGCCGCAGTCGAGACCGGGAGGTCACGGCGGTTCCAGCGGCTACGCCGGGACAAGGTGCTGGTCGCGCTCGGCCTGCCGGGTGCGATTGCCTTGATCTTGTTCCAGTACTTTCCGCTGCTCGGCAACATCATCGCGTTCCAGGATTACGAACCGTACCTGGAAATCACGGAGGCGCCGTTCGTCGGACTGGAGAACTTCTCGTTTCTCTGGGACGGGAACCCGGCATTCCTGTCCGCCGTCGCCAACACATTGATCCTGACCGTCGTGCAGGCCGTCTTCGTATTCCCGATTCCCTTGCTGCTGGCGTTGCTCTTGAACAGCCTGGCCGGTGAGCGACTGAAGCGGCTGCTGCAGTCGATTCTCTATCTGCCGCACTTCCTGTCATGGGTGATCGTGGTCGCGATTTTCCAGCAGATGCTCGGCAACGCGGGCATGCTGAACACGTTCTTGGTGCAGAACGACCTGCCGATGGTTCACGTCATCGGTGTACCCGAGCTGTTCAAGGCGCTGCTCACCGCGCAGGTGATCTGGAAGGACGCCGGCTGGGGAACGATCATCTTCCTCGCCGCCATCGCTCAGATCGACCAGGAGCAGTACGAGGCCTCGGCGGTCGACGGCGCGAACGGCTGGCAGCGGCTCTGGCATATCACGCTGCCCTCCCTGAAGGGGATCGTCATCCTGTTGCTGATCCTGCGTCTCGGCGACAGCCTGTCGGTGGGCTTCGAGCAGATCATCCTGCAGCAGGGCCCGGCGGGGATCGAGTCCAGCGAGGTACTGGACACCTGGGTCTACAACTACGGCATCGTCGGCGGCGACTGGGGCATGTCGACCGCCGCCGGCCTGGTCAAGAGCGTCGTCGGGGTCCTCATGGTGATCGGTGCGAACAAGCTGGCCCACGCGTTCGGCGAACAGGGGGTCTACCGGAAATGA